The Zingiber officinale cultivar Zhangliang chromosome 10A, Zo_v1.1, whole genome shotgun sequence genome contains a region encoding:
- the LOC122026679 gene encoding uncharacterized protein LOC122026679: MVNKRIQKLLQNTRGRSRREESNNRGLNGENEPQDVPLPHSPSKTQNAELDLQHNVEHNEEGSSQRSQNTRGRTVMRDVHSLGPNDLLVVRFNERGQPYGEMQPTLSNFVGTIARNGNLLPLSFLDWRKIPKNHLDLAWGYVTEHFCIPTRHKKIVMQMMGVAWTRWRTEVKATSYDPNIPLYELLQIRPVPHKLTLEVWETLCDYWKKNEFQENGVKPTRIEILELSCHSKKKGRSPIADEAIQHEALLNEAVKRHLQDNEVFGPEHSGRVRCLGAGALPSQVFPDQYKRSHCQGYDTASDAIEKFKEMKEKIKEMEAREAEREARLQAEMEAREAQRKTEMEQSMRRM; this comes from the exons ATGGTGAACAAAAGAATTCAAAAGTTGCTTCAAAATACCAGAGGGCGATCTAGAAGAGAAGAATCAAATAATAGAGGATTAAATGGTGAAAATGAACCACAAGATGTACCACTGCCGCACTCTCCATCGAAAACACAAAATGCTGAATTGGACTTACAACACAATGTTGAGCATAATGAGGaag GTTCATCTCAAAGGAGCCAAAATACACGGGGTAGGACAGTGATGAGGGATGTTCATTCATTAGGTCCCAATGACTTACTAGTTGTAAGATTTAATGAAAGGGGTCAACCTTATGGAGAAATGCAACCCACGCTTTCAAATTTTGTGGGAACGATTGCTCGAAATGGAAACTTGTTACCCCTTAGTTTTCTAGACTGGAGGAAAATACCTAAAAATCATTTGGATCTTGCATGGGGATATGTAACT GAACATTTTTGTATCCCTACTCGCCACAAAAAAATTGTGATGCAAATGATGGGAGTTGCATGGACGCGATGGAGGACCGAAGTCAAGGCAACGTCTTATGACCCAAATATTCCTTTATATGAGCTCTTGCAAATTCGTCCTGTCCCTCATAAGCTGACACTCGAGGTTTGGGAAACTTTATGTGACTATTGGAAGAAGAATGAG TTTCAGGAAAATGGTGTAAAACCTACTCGTATTGAAATATTAGAATTAAGTTGTCATAGTAAAAAGAAAGGAAGGTCTCCTATTGCTGATGAAGCTATACAACATGAG GCTTTATTGAATGAGGCTGTGAAACGCCATCTCCAAGACAA TGAGGTGTTCGGGCCTGAGCATTCTGGCCGAGTTCGATGTTTAGGAGCTGGTGCACTGCCTAGCCAAGTTTTTCCTGACCAATATAAGCGTAGCCATTGCCAAGGATATGACACTGCTTCAGATGCCATAGAAAAGTTCaaggaaatgaaagaaaaaataaaggaaatggaAGCTAGGGAGGCAGAGCGAGAAGCACGACTACAAGCAGAAATGGAAGCACGTGAAGCACAAAGGAAAACCGAGATGGAGCAATCGATGAGGCGGATGTAG